TACGACTTAATTGTAATGGATTACTCTGCTGATGGAACCGACAAAAAGAAATTTTTAGCTAAAGACATTTCGGTTCTGCATAAGTTTGATAAAACAGTGCTGTCCTATTTTTCCATAGGCGAAGCTGAGGAATATCGCTTTTACTGGCAAAAAGAATGGAAGGACAACCCGCCTAATTTCCTTGGACCTGAGAACCCAGACTGGGCAGGAAACTACAAAGTAAGATACTGGCGCGAAGATTGGTGGGAAGCGGGTTTAAGGCCATATCTAGACCGCATATTAGAAGCGGGATTTGATGGAGTTTATCTCGATATTATAGATGGATACTGGTTCTGGCACGAACAAGGTGTAGACATCACGTCCACTGCTGACGACATGGTAAAACTTATCAAGAGAATAGCAGACTACTGCCGCGCAGAAGCCGGAAATGATTTTATAGTCTGCCCGCAAAATGGACTAGGGATCATCAATGACTGCTCGCCAGTTTACCGTGATCTCTATCTGAAAACAGTAAATATGGTCGGACTTGAAAGCTTACTTACAAATATTCACAGCAAGGATGATCAAAATTACAGACTAAAGCTAACCAAAGAAATTTCAAATTCATCCATAACAATTCTTGATGTGGAATATATAGATGAACAGAAATATCCAGATTATATTGAACAGATTAAAACACTAGACTTTAAGCTGATTCCGTACGGAGCTACACCTGACGCAGCTCTGGACACCCTGACTAATTTTAGTAAATATCATCAGCTCAAAAAGTAGTTTTAGGGCCTGCCTAAACTAAGGAAAGAAACGTAAAATTCCGCCAGCCTGAAGAGCGTTTAAAGCAATGGCAATACCTGCGAGCATAACAAGGCCAGCACTAGCAACGGGCAGGTTTTTAATCAACTTTCGTGATCCTGAGAACCTTTCCGTTAATTTAGAAGCTCTGACGGTCAGAACTCCGATTATTATCAGCACTGCGGCAAGTCCCAAACTGAAAGAAAATATAAGTAAAAGCCCGAAAACAATACGCCCGAGCGCAACGGCAGCTAAAAGAACAACAAGCGCGGTCGGACATGGTACCATTCCGCCCGCAATCCCGAGACTGAGCATGGACCACCAAGAAACAGGCTCGCTTTCTTTCTCTGAATCATCATGATGGTGATGGTGATGCCCGTTGTGAAGTGCTCTTTTCGCAAGCATAATATAGCCTACAAAAAACACGAGAATGCCCGAAAAAGCTCCTAGCCATGGATAAAGATCTCCGGGTAAAAAATACCGCGAAAGTAACAATGCCGCAATTCCAAGCACAATGACACTGGCAACATGTGTAATGGTGACAATTATGCCGAGCGTAAAGGCATCTTTAACTTTTCCGCTCCGCCCAATCAAATACGCCGCAACCATTGCCTTACCATGACCGGGACTAAGAGCATGACCCATGCCAAGCACAAATGCCAAACCAAGCGCAAACAATGCCGCTCCGGTTCCTAAATTTTCGCGAGATAAATATTCGCGAAGCGCGGCCTGACTGGAATCTTCCTGCGGCTTAGGCGCAAGTCCAGTACCCGATTCAAAACGGTTGTCAGTTAATGTACCGGACTTAGTTAAAGCCCCACCATCAACGGCACTCACAAAAGATAGCTCTAAAGTTCTAGAATCTACAGTTGTAGAAACTTTACTGAGCTGCGGCTCTGCCTGAACAAACCACTTAATCCATTTTAGTTCGCCCGCCTTAAAATTATTGTCTGACACTTTAATTGTATGTGTGACTGATTCTTGATCACCAATAGGCAAAGAGTATATCAAATTAGCCCGCACCCCGTTACTATAACCCCCGAGAGCTGGCGCGACAGAGTCGTAGTACAGTTCAAGCACTACGGGTTTATCATCTAATGTTACCACTAGATTTGGATACAAAATTTTATTGATAGTGCGTGACAAAGCCCCCTCTTCCGAGGATGAAACCTTACCATCGCGGTCAGCATCGGGAATGAGAGTCGCCGTAATAGAGGGGCCAATCGAAGTTCGGTATATAATGAGAAGCCGCGTTCCTTCATTCTGAACAGTAGTTTCCTGCACAACCTCACCGAGTGGATGCGCAGCGGATGCCATCGGCATCAGACATAAAGCCAGCAGTGATAATAAACTAACAACCTTCATTTAAAATCAACCTCGGTATATATATTTGTCCAAATAAAATTATTACAATGTATCCCCTCCCCCCTATACCATATACTCTTGACAGCCTAAACACTCCTGTATATAGACCAATAAGTGACCGCTAGTCATTTTGTGACCAACGGCAACAATAAGGTTCTTGGAGAAGTCGAAATGGCTAGAAAACAGCAGGAAAAATCAAAGCAGACGAAAAATGAGCTGATGCGTTCTGCTGAAAATCTTTTCGGACAAAAAGGTTTCATGGCTACTACTGTCGCAGAAATAACAGCCCACGCGGGCTATTCTAAAGGTAGTTTTTATAGACACTGGGTGAGCAAAGATAAATTGTTCATGGAGATCGTTGAAAACAAACTTAAAGAATACCGTAGTTCTCGAGACGAACGCCTTTATAAGGCAAACAGTCTTGAAGAAGTTATGCACATTATTTGGGATTTTCTCGAAATAATTGTGCGTGATGAAAACTGGGCAAAAGTTTTTCTCGAGTTCACCGTTTATGCTTCGCGCATTCCTGAGCTTCGAAATGACCTCAGTCTAAGCCAGTACCGCCTTTCCGAAAAAGTTTTTGCAGAATTAGTCAGTGACTTCGTTGAAACGGATTATCCACCAGAAAAACTCGGTGCTTTCAATACAGTACTGTTTGAAGGTTACATGGTCCAAAGTGCACTTGGAACCGGAATTGTGGATTTAAAAGACATTCGTGGAGCTGCACTAACAGTCGCTCTCGCTAATGGACTTAAAGAAGTTTAATAAACCATTCCTTATGGAGGAAACATGAAAAAGATTCTACTAACTATTATGGCTGCTATCATCGGTTTTTCTGTAATGCCGCTTTCCGCGAGCGCAGAAACCATATCTTTGACATATTCAAATTTCTTTCCCCCTACCCATATTCAGTCAAAGCTTGCTCAACAGTGGTGTGACGAAGTCGCAAAACGCACTGACGGCAAAGTTAAAGTTTCCTACTTCCCCGGCGGAACTCTTACCAAGGCAAAACAATGTTACGACGGCGTAGTTGAAGGCCTTTCAGACATAGGTCTTTCCGCTCTTGCATATTCACGCGGGCGTTTCCCTACAATGGCTGTAGTTGACCTTCCATTAGGTTACAAATCCGGGGCAGTCGCAACAAAAATTGCTAATGAAGTATACGAACATTTCATGCCAAAAGAGCTTAGCGACGTAGCACCTATGTACTTCCACGCTCATGGACCAGGACTACTTTTTACAGCTAAAAAGCCTGTTAAAACTTTAGCTGATATGAAAGGTCTCAAGCTACGCGGAACAGGTAACTCGGGGAAACTCATCAAAATACTTGGCGGCGCACCTGTAGCCATGTCGATGCCTGATACATACCAAGCAATTCGCAAAGGCGTTGTAAGTGGCGGAATGTACCCAATGGAAACAAACAAAGGTTGGAAAATGGCTGAAGTTGTTGATTACTGTACACTTGATTTCCCAGTAGCATATACAACAACATTCTTCGTTGCCATGAACAAAGACAAATGGAATTCAATTCCTACTGATCTCCAGAAAATAATCACCGAAATCAACAAAGAATGGGCTGTTAAGCACGGTCAGGCTTGGGACGACAGTGACGCAGCAGGTAAAGAATTCTTCGTTAAAAAAGGTGGAGAGTTCATTACTCTTAGCGATGCTGAAGGTAATGTATGGAAGGAAAAAGCTG
This DNA window, taken from Maridesulfovibrio frigidus DSM 17176, encodes the following:
- a CDS encoding TetR/AcrR family transcriptional regulator, with the translated sequence MARKQQEKSKQTKNELMRSAENLFGQKGFMATTVAEITAHAGYSKGSFYRHWVSKDKLFMEIVENKLKEYRSSRDERLYKANSLEEVMHIIWDFLEIIVRDENWAKVFLEFTVYASRIPELRNDLSLSQYRLSEKVFAELVSDFVETDYPPEKLGAFNTVLFEGYMVQSALGTGIVDLKDIRGAALTVALANGLKEV
- a CDS encoding TRAP transporter substrate-binding protein yields the protein MKKILLTIMAAIIGFSVMPLSASAETISLTYSNFFPPTHIQSKLAQQWCDEVAKRTDGKVKVSYFPGGTLTKAKQCYDGVVEGLSDIGLSALAYSRGRFPTMAVVDLPLGYKSGAVATKIANEVYEHFMPKELSDVAPMYFHAHGPGLLFTAKKPVKTLADMKGLKLRGTGNSGKLIKILGGAPVAMSMPDTYQAIRKGVVSGGMYPMETNKGWKMAEVVDYCTLDFPVAYTTTFFVAMNKDKWNSIPTDLQKIITEINKEWAVKHGQAWDDSDAAGKEFFVKKGGEFITLSDAEGNVWKEKAAPMMTEYVEATDSKGLKGKEILDFTVKSLEKAQ
- a CDS encoding nickel/cobalt transporter, with amino-acid sequence MKVVSLLSLLALCLMPMASAAHPLGEVVQETTVQNEGTRLLIIYRTSIGPSITATLIPDADRDGKVSSSEEGALSRTINKILYPNLVVTLDDKPVVLELYYDSVAPALGGYSNGVRANLIYSLPIGDQESVTHTIKVSDNNFKAGELKWIKWFVQAEPQLSKVSTTVDSRTLELSFVSAVDGGALTKSGTLTDNRFESGTGLAPKPQEDSSQAALREYLSRENLGTGAALFALGLAFVLGMGHALSPGHGKAMVAAYLIGRSGKVKDAFTLGIIVTITHVASVIVLGIAALLLSRYFLPGDLYPWLGAFSGILVFFVGYIMLAKRALHNGHHHHHHDDSEKESEPVSWWSMLSLGIAGGMVPCPTALVVLLAAVALGRIVFGLLLIFSFSLGLAAVLIIIGVLTVRASKLTERFSGSRKLIKNLPVASAGLVMLAGIAIALNALQAGGILRFFP
- a CDS encoding MJ1477/TM1410 family putative glycoside hydrolase, translating into MQTISKERKNPKDIKSWAYWLQGPSISSLAESPYDLIVMDYSADGTDKKKFLAKDISVLHKFDKTVLSYFSIGEAEEYRFYWQKEWKDNPPNFLGPENPDWAGNYKVRYWREDWWEAGLRPYLDRILEAGFDGVYLDIIDGYWFWHEQGVDITSTADDMVKLIKRIADYCRAEAGNDFIVCPQNGLGIINDCSPVYRDLYLKTVNMVGLESLLTNIHSKDDQNYRLKLTKEISNSSITILDVEYIDEQKYPDYIEQIKTLDFKLIPYGATPDAALDTLTNFSKYHQLKK